One Gadus macrocephalus chromosome 17, ASM3116895v1 genomic window, GCCATCACCGTGGAGCTGAAGCACGACGACACGCTCAGCGAGGAGACGGGCGCCTTCATGTAGGTACGCGCGTCACGGGGGACCGCACGCACAACGCACATGCAGCGCACGCACAACGCGCGCACAACGCACGCTCAGCAAACCGATGAATGGGAAATATAATCTACATGTCTGTTTTGTTACAGGAATGTATCAAAACACAATAATAACCCCCCCAGCAAATGTTTGCTAGCCACGGGTTAGTTATTATCTTTTAAACCATTTGGTGGATAATCTGATGAATGCCATTTCGTGGGAGTTTCGATCAAAAGTGTCTCACAACACCTTATCAAACATTGTCAGCGTAAAACAGCCCCGGTGGGAATCAAACCTCCAACCCTGGCGatgttaatgccttgctctattCGTTGTATTTTATATCATCAGACACGATACATCACCAGCGCTTCGTTTATAACAATCGTGTCGTCCGCTGTTGTTGGAAAgccgtgtccgtctgtccgtatTACCCAGTGTGCCTTGCTCTACACCACGGCGGGGGGCCAGAGGCGTCTGCGCGTCCACAACCTCAGTCTGAACTGCAGCTCCCAGCTGATGGAGCTGTTCAAGAGATGCGAGACGGACTCGCTCATCAACTACTTCTCCAAAACAGGTGACCATCCAACTCTCTCTGTTCGTTCCCgacccctctcctcaccctagGACCAGGTCACACCATTTTAAAGATTTGTGTTTCGACACCGCAGTAACTCTTCTGCGTTCCTCAGCTTATTTGAACCTCAATTTGAGTTTGGAATGTCAGTTAGAAATGTCAGTTGGAAAATACCAGTTATTAAAATGAATGCGTTTGCTTCGTTTGCAGCCTTATCACTTCATAGTGATGATAAGATGCCGGATATATATTCCACTACGCCAACAATTGAATTAGAAGTTAATCAGTCATCGAGACGTCATAACCGAACCAGTTGAGACGTTCATTTGTTGTTTTTAGTTAGAAGATGCATTATGCCAGATGAATTAAAGTGTGATCATATCTCAATATTAACAGTATTAATTGATATGTATTGCCGGTTTAACAATGCCGGCATTACTCCAAACACCTTCCCGTtaagaaaaacaagaaaaagtaCAAGTTGATCTGCCAGAGGCTTTAGCAACCGTTGTCCAAGTAGCAGTAATAATGAGAAAAGGAGTCTGAGCAGTGCTTTATTTCAGACGCACGTTCATCATACCTAAGACGTGCTGACAGACAGCCCCACACTGTAATGCAGGGGCCTGGGTTTGACCCCAGGCTAACCCCCCTACTCCTTCTCCTTGCCACTCCATACATCACCCTAAAGTCTGGTTTAACATGGCTGCTCGTCGGTTTACCAGCCACTGGGATTAATATAATCCACAACGGTTTTAATTGGTGGATGAAACTGAGCTCAAAAAATGCCAAGGCAGTTATTAACTTTTTTCGGAAAGCGGGCTCTTACTCAAAACATGTGAATGGTTttaataaacttgacttgaataagttgagtttgttatttttattcacattgtatgtattgttttttctctattcattttaaacacatttaaacTCATTTATTGATTACTTCGTTTTTACAACGTCTCAATTCCCTGGTGTCAAGCGCCTTTTTACAGTCAATAATATAAATACCGATGGCTACCTACCGCGCCATCCTGAAGCTAACAACTGTTTATCATCCCGGTGTTCCCCAGCCTACCGTGCCATCCTGAAGCAGCCACTGAAGAGCGTCCGGGAGATCCTGGTCAACCAGACCGCCCACATGCTGGCCTGCTACCGCAAGAACTGTGCCAGCCCCTCTGCCGCCAGCCAGGTCGGTGGACCACTGACCACGCTCCCAAATACAAGAAACTGTGTCTCACGATTTTATGTGATGTCGGTGCAGCTCTTCCCAGGGGTCTGACACATGTCCCGCAAAAGGCTGTGCAGAGTTTTGCTTCACTGCGTCGTCCAATTCAAGACGCTCTGGATCCAAAGACGGAGTGTTGTTAAGACTGAACATGTCGTTTAAATGTACAATTAAATTCagggtatttagcagacgcttttatcagaagagacttacaatgagtacattcgtcaaaagaaagagaaacaacatatcgctgtcagtacattaaagatattcatagaaacaagtacCAAGCAGTAATATGTCGGataatatttgtattcattGATCCATTTCAATTTCGCTGGATTTTAGTTTGTTCTGTTAGCGTTGTATATATTTGGTAAAGTCTAGTTATTCATAAGTGCCTTCGGGTCATTCATCGATCGGCTTAATAGTGTCATACCGTACTGCACATACATATTTTCTACCCCAACGAGACCACTGTAACATTTTACGCAACACGACTTACAAATGTAatgtaaggcccaatcccatttataCCCCTTAACCCTCCCcctgttttgaaggggtaaggggaaggggtaaggggtagaaatgggattgggcctaaatgtaATGACTTCTCTGGCTGGTCTAATGGACTCctctccatccgtccgtcccctCCTCCCAGCTGATCCTGCCCGAGACCATGAAGGTGTTCCCGGTGTACAGGAACAGCCTGATGAAGACGGCCTCCCTGGTGGGCAGCACGGAGCTGTCCACGGACGACCGCGCCCACCAGCGGCTGGCCGTCATGGCCATGGGCGTGGAGGACACCCAGCTGCTGCTGTACCCCCGCCTCATCCcactggtgagggggggggggttcaccgaGGGGCAGGGGCTGACTCTGACTCGGCTAGAAATGGTTTTGAATGGAACTCAGTGGAACTCAGCAGAACTCAGTAGAACTCGGTAGAACTCGGGAGAACTCGGCGGAACTCGGCGGAACTCGGCAGAACTCGGTAGATGATGGTTTTTCGATAAAATAGATTGCCGATCAATTGTAAGGTTTCCGATCTTTCCGCAGCACAACATGGAGCTGGAGGGCGAGGCGGTGCCGTCGCCGCTGCGCTGCTCCGAGGACCGCCTGTCCGACGGCGGGGGCGGTCCTGCTGGAGAACGGCCACGCCCTCTTCCTGTGGCCTGCCCCCCCGAGCTCATCCAGGGGCTCTTCAACCTGCCCTCGCTCGCTCACCTGCAGCCCAACACGGTCAGCAACGCACGCAGGCTCCCCTCACCCTCAAGCTGACCACCTGTTTGGTGATCAGTCGATTCACCGCTGATCGGGTTCAGTGTTTCAGTGTACTTTGACGTTTAAGATGCCAGACTTTATAGATGGATATATCTTTTAATCGATAAAGTCTTTACATCTAATACAACAgagtgataaaaaataaaacaccatcTATATATTATTTGTTACCAAATACTAACAATTATAAGATATCCTAATATTTTGCTGAAAAAGAAACCTACTGAAATACTTAATGCTTACTTAATACTTCAGTATTATTTCCTCAATGAAGTCAATTTCAATTATACCTTAAGCTAGAAAAGGCAAAATATATGaggcatttttttttactcatttgTTGAACGTCTCTATACAACTTTACAGCAATAAATGTATCCAATTCTCTGACGAGAAACAAATCGGTGGCTGTTGCAGGCAATAAGCCGGTCCAAACATTTAATCTAGTTATGCGCACTAAGTACAGATGACcagagtcttccacaaggctacTGCTAAAGCTAGTCAGCTATTTATTAATCTTCTTTTTTTGGGTTGGATACTTACAAAATCTAGCTTAGCCTACTCTGGTTGGTTTTTCCAAATGGCATACCTTAGCTTTAAACCCACAGTTTCACTCCAGCCTTAATTCGAGTGATTTCTAAGGATCAATCCCTTAGAAATCATGGCTCAATCAACCCCAGGATTAATGGGTTTAGTCTGTGGAAAGAACAGGTAACTTTACGTTGGATAAAAGTCGACCGGCTGCGAGGAAAGAGTgacatagtgcagctttaaagCAGGGCATGTGATTAATTTAAAATCAACAGACGGTTTCGCAATTTCCCCAAGATGTCTTGTAATCCTTGTTTTTCCACGCGAATTTACTGCCCCGCGGGCCGGACCGCAACTCCCATAACTCACCTGGAatccactcccccctccccttcttcagaacctaaaacaaCTTGTCACGGATAATGAATCAGGAAGATTACTCgcgcttttctctctctcccgttcttTTTCGAGATGTGGAATGAATCAGTGCTGTAAACGCTCTCCGCGGGATAAGTGCATGCAGGTCTAGGCCCATGTGCGTCTGCTCGGGTCAGCTCTGCAGTGAAATAAGAGGTTCAGGTGCTTTGCCTAGCCCGCTCCTCTACCCTCATACCCCGATACCCTCATAGCAGCTTTCCTGGTTTCCGACTGAACGCACGTCAGGAACGTTGATCCCCATCTGAACACCTCACCTGTATCTCTGAATCTCCGCTGCCTGGTAAAGCCCCGGGCTAAACCCACGGGATTGAACCGACCGGTGATAGATAACCTATTTGGGATGGCCCACTCATGTGTGCTGGGGTGCGTTGGTTCCAGAATGTGCTGCCAGAGTTGGACAGCCCCCAGTCCAGGAAGGTCCGGGCCATCGTCAGCAGCCTGATGCAGCAGAGACCCAACTCCATGAAGGTAAGGTCCTGGGTGCTGTCCCATACTAGGAaaacattattatatatattgtatatatatatatatatattgtgtatgaCAACATAAAAATAAGTGATTGTTGGTAATCTGTGTGTTTGACATGATTGCGATGATTAACTTCCATGAATGGATTGGGATGAAATAGCCTACCTCTTAACAAACGCTTGCGCTGGTCTGGAACAAAGAGGAAATCACGTTTCAATCAAACACGGCCGAAGACTCTTTGCCTCCCCCTAGTGGCCAGAGCAGGTAAACACATTGCTGCTGTAGCTTAGCAGGAACAGATATTTTTTCGATATTGCgtcaataattaaataatgaaataaaaatcacaTTACGTGAAAGCCTTACCCGCAAATAAAACATTCTGCATCCTCAATATTTGTATATGCAGAAAAAGAATGACGATTGATTAATTGACCACTAAATTAATCAAGATAAGGGTTTGGGCCATCCGTCTCATGGAtgcggggtttgaacccagaaccttctaACCCTATCTAACCATTGGTTTGACCCACCATGACCACACTGTCCTCGATGTACTCCTGCGCGgctcctcactcccccccccccccccccccctccccatcagctGCAGATCGTGCGACCCAAGGACAAGCTGGAGGTGCTGTTCCGTCAGTTCCTGGTGGAGGACAAGGGGCTGTACGGCGGCGCCTCCTATATGGACTTCCTGTGCTACGTCCACCGCGAGATCAGGACGCTGCTCACCTAACTCcgcccaccacccccgccacccccacccGTAACCCGGCAACCCCAGGCTGTCCGTCCGTCGTTCGCACAACCCCTGAGTGCgcgcttgagtgtgtgtatgtgtgtgtgtgtgtgtgtgtctgtgagcgagtgtgtgcgtgtgtttgtcagcctgagagtgtgtgtgtgtctgtgagtctgtgtgtgcctgcgagtgtgtgtagctgagaatgtgtgtgtgtgtgtgtgtgtgtgtgtgtgtgtgtgtgtgtgtgtgagtgacgtcagggGACCCCACCTCCACAGGGTCCGTATCAACGGTTTAGGGTTCAGAatggagcagacagacagcaggtgtctgcggggttggggggggggggggggacaagggaGCCCTGTTGATGCTGAGCCTGTGGACTGTGGACTGAAGCTGCCTTGGAGAACAAGCTCTGGTTCTTAGGCTACTGGTTCTAACTGGTTGAACCCCATGGGAACAAGCTCATTTCTGCTCTGGACTGAGGAACCTTTTAGTCTTGGTTTCCGTCCTGGAGATTCACaatgaggaagagggagaggcggGACCATCATAATGAACCAATCATAGCCCACCTCACCCCACCCGGCCGCCCTCCTAGCCAATCGCCTTGTGCAATATAACGTTATACTTTGTGAAAGATTAccaaaatcctttttttttttttttttgggcagagaatgtctctctctgtctctctctctttgtctctctgtctctctgtctctctgtctctctatctctctatctctctctcgctctatcgctctatcgctctctctctctctctctctcgaacccTTTATACATTTAAAACGGGCAGGCTTGCAAACAAAAAGGGATAATTTACGTTTCCATTTCTTATGTTTACAATTAGTAAGATTCGCTGTGCCATTATTTGTTCCGAATGATTCCGAATGATAGTAGTACAAATTAGTTATTTTGTAATTCACTACCAATTATGATATACATACTTGTATGATATGCTctatacaaatacatttcaaaatcAGATCACATTTCCAACCAAATAGAAAGTATTTTGCCTTTAAGAAGTAAACTTTACTATTAAATCTCTATTTCATTAGATTGTTGAATGGAAAAGGAAATAGGTTTCCAGAATGTATTTTAGTGTTAAATCCAATGCTATGGAACTAATTGACGACCCAAATGTGACTGAAAAAGATATTCATTTGtatttcaaatactttttttgcGATAATAACATGTTTTTCCTTGGCAACCAGAGGCACACTTATTTAGAAAAAGTATTACGATTTGTTTCGGTTGAATATACGTGAGCTATCGTGCGAAAAGTAGCAACAGAACGCCACATTGGTTTGCGTTGCAGAGGGCTCCCTCCATAGGTGAAACAGTGCTACTGCATGTAGAACCGGGTGCTGATTAAGCGCTGATGCGACACGCATGGGGTCCGCTTATTGAACCTGAAAGGAAGTTCAGCCCTGAACTCCTCCAATGAGATAAAAACCTTAAACGGAAGAATCAAGGCGTTTGATTCTACTTTCTGTTTCACCGTTTTTCCTGAATAACAGTTAAGTGAGGATGCTTTCAGGTGAGGGTAgtttgatttttgttttctgttcAGGCTCCACTGAGCACCATTGCTGTAGCAATGAGTTATTCTCCCACCAGCTATAAACCCAATCACTTATCAGTGCCAAACTGCCAAACCATAATGTAATAACAACTTTCACCACGCAATTATACATtccaataatatatatatatattttaattttctCCAACTAAAGCATTGTGCTATGTCTTTTACCGTTAGaggtattaattattatttgcaATCCTCCACATGCTGTTTCTTCTGTCTAAGTGATATGACAAGGCATTTGATTTAAACAAAGGAAAGCTTAGTTTAACATGTAGCCTAATCAATGAGCTTATTGGAAAGTTGTCTCGATGAAGTGTGTAAAATGTGTGCTATATTACCACCAGCCTTAAACGGTATAAAAACACGGTCCACTCTATGGGGTTGTATGCAAACGTGTCTCAGGTAAAAGTACCTTTACTCTTCTGTACGTCGAAAGGAAGCCCAGCGATTTCAGTGCAATTGGAAAGACGGGATTAAAGAATATTGGACTGCTGAGCTGAATGGTTTGCAAATGTAAATTTCTATCAAATTCCTAtccagtttttgtttttattaaaatcCTGAACAAAAATATTGacactattttattttatttttttcccttaaggtgtgtgtgtgtgtgtgtgtgtgtgtgtgtgtgtgtgtgtgtgtgtgtgtgtgtgtgtgtgtgtgtgtgtgtgtgtgtgtgtgtgtgtgtgtgtgtgtgtgtgtgtgtgttcattattcTGTTCGGTctgctgtgtgcttgtgtgccctGTGCCTTTTTCCTCTTTCTCCGGACATGCATAGATGAGTGTGCCAGGACGCGGAGATGATTGGTGGACGAGGTTCGAGCCCTGGCCTGTGGTTGGCTGCAGCCGGGAACCAACCACTACAAAGCAGCCAAAATGGCGACCGTCTGAGGGCAGCCGGTTTTTcccccgtcctcttcctctcgcAACCGGCCACACTGTCGTTCTGTCTTGTGGGACATTACGTAATAGTTGATAGTTAACGTGTGTGATCGTAAGGGTGGACTGCCAGTTTTGTTTACggtgttttctcttgttttacttAGATAGGGAGGTAAGatttgtagtttgttttcttagggctattttcttactttctagataggattgtgttatttgttattttggccttggtccgccctgaagtttattttgtatatctatagatttATTTACTAACTTGCATAAATAAATCTTTCCTTCACACAAATTATGATTTGGGTTGTAGCTACTTGGGAGTTGGGGAAGACGGGGGCTCATTCATGTTAGGCCCTAGGCAcccctaggtgtgtgtgtgtgtgtgtgtgtgtgtgtgtgttgtgtgccttGTGCCTTGTGCCTTGTGCCTTGTGCCTTGTGCCTTGTGCCTTGTGCCTTGTGCCTTGTGCCTTGTGCCttgtgcctttttctctttctccggACATGCATAGATGAGTGTGCCAGGACGCGGAGATGATTGGTCGACGAGGTTCGAGCCCTGGCCTGTGGTTGGCTGCAGCCGGGAACCAACCACTACAAAGCAGCCAAAATGGCGGCCGTCTGAGGGCAGCCGGTTTTTcccccgtcctcttcctctcccaaccGGCCACACTGTCGTTCTGTCTTGTGGGACATTACGTAATAGTTGATAGTTAACGTGTGTGATCGTAAGGGTGGACTGCCAGTTTTGTTTACggtgttttctcttgttttacttAGATAGGGAGGTAAGATTTGAAGTTTGTTTTCTTAGGGCTATTTTCTTACTTTCTAGATAGGattgtgttatttgttattttggccttggtccgccctgaagtttattttgtatatctatagatttATTTACTAACTTGCATAAATAAATCTTTCCTTCACACAAATTATGATTTGGGTTGTGGCTACTTGGGAGTTGGGGAAGACGGGGGCTCATTCATGTTAGGCCCTAGGCACCCctaggcgtgcgtgtgtgtgtgtgtgtgtgtgtgtgtgtgtgtgtgtgtgtgtgtgtgtgtgtgtgtgtgtgtgtgtgtgtgtgtgtgtgtgtgtgtgtgtgtgtaaaccgaCGGGAGAACCAGTGGTGACTGTAATGAGACACGACTGACTCCTGTGCCTGCGTAATACAAACTGCTTTATTTACAAATAAGCGCGGGATATATACATACCGCCTGTGTTAAGCGGCGGTGCCCTCTAGCGCCGCGGTATATCATTACATCTCCCTTTTTCTGAACATTAAAGATTGAATTACAAGGAAGTAAGAAAATCAACATTCAGTAACCGTAGAACACCCTAGGCGAACATATATATCAGGAACCATTAAAGTAAACCTAACAGTAAAACCATAAGAACTAATCACATTAGTCCAACTgtaaattaaataatattaagCATATCAAAGGGTTCATTTCGGTTCTTCTTTCTctccgattattattatttttttccattcaTTAAGTGTTTTTGATTCGGTCTCTTTGTAACCTGTAAGGGAATAACATGTTAATCAGGTGAGTTTTTCTTTCTTACAGGTTCAGTCTTTCTCTGGGTTTGggttttctgagtgtgtgtcgtCTCTCATTTGAGTTGTTGTTCTCCCGTTCAGTGTGAGTGTCCTTTGCGCTGGTATCTTCAGCCGTTTTGATGAGTTCCCTTGTGTTTCGCCTGTAccgttttccgtctgcttccaCTATGTATGATCGTGGCTCGTGTGTTGGATGTATCACTTTAGCTGGCCTCCACTGCTTGCCGTCTCTCAGTCTCACTGTGTCTCCGGGGGTGAGGGCTGGCAGTGTGCGTGATCCTCGGTCGTAgaagtgtttttttctgtcttgGTTGATCTGCATTCTGTCCCGAACTCCTTCCATCGTTCTCGGTTTTAGTAGATTTTGTGCTGTGGGCAGTCGCGTCTTCGTCCTGCGTCCCATAAGCAGCTGCGCAGGTGAGGGTAGGCCATCCAGGGGTGTATTTCTGTAATCCAACAGGGCGAGGTGGGGGTCTTGTTTGTCAGCTTTGGCTTTCTTTAGGAGGTTTTTGACTATTTGCACTGCCTTTTCTGCTTTGCCGTTTGATTGGGGGTATGTGGGTGATGATGTGGTGTGCTTGAATCCATACTCCTCGCTGAATGTTTTGAATTCTGTGGAGGAATACTGAGTGCCATTGTCGGAGCAGACTTCATCAGGTATGCCGTGTCGGGAGAATTGTTGCTTGCAGATGTTGATGACTGCTTGGCTTGTTGtggtgttcagtttgtttacctcGATGAAGTTCGAGTAGTAGTCCACCAAGACGAGGTAGTGTTCGCCATCAAGCTCGCAGATGTCGgtggctattttttgccatggTCTTGCGGGTATTTCATGTCCAATCATGGGTTCCTTTCTGTTCTGCCTCTTGTATGTGTCGCATATTGCGCATTTTGAAACCGCGTCTGTGATCTGTGCTTGCATCCCCGGCCAGAATAGGATGTCTCTTGCGAATCTTTTTGTTTTCTCGATCCCTTGGTGGCTGGAGTGTAGTTTCTTCAACATCATCCTTCTCAGCGTGGTTGGTATGACTAGTTTGTTGCCCTTGAATATCAGTCCATCTTCTATGGTCATTTCGCTCTTGTAGTCCCAGTATTGTTTGGCCTCATCTGGCGTATCTGATTTGTTTGTCCAGCCTTGGAGAATGAATTGCTTCACTGCTGTGAGTGTTGGAtccttt contains:
- the LOC132475782 gene encoding protein transport protein Sec24D-like isoform X3, coding for MLMPCSIRCILYHQTRYITSASFITIVSSAVVGKPCPSVRITQCALLYTTAGGQRRLRVHNLSLNCSSQLMELFKRCETDSLINYFSKTAYRAILKQPLKSVREILVNQTAHMLACYRKNCASPSAASQNVLPELDSPQSRKVRAIVSSLMQQRPNSMKLQIVRPKDKLEVLFRQFLVEDKGLYGGASYMDFLCYVHREIRTLLT
- the LOC132475782 gene encoding protein transport protein Sec24D-like isoform X1, whose translation is MLMPCSIRCILYHQTRYITSASFITIVSSAVVGKPCPSVRITQCALLYTTAGGQRRLRVHNLSLNCSSQLMELFKRCETDSLINYFSKTAYRAILKQPLKSVREILVNQTAHMLACYRKNCASPSAASQLILPETMKVFPVYRNSLMKTASLVGSTELSTDDRAHQRLAVMAMGVEDTQLLLYPRLIPLHNMELEGEAVPSPLRCSEDRLSDGGGGPAGERPRPLPVACPPELIQGLFNLPSLAHLQPNTNVLPELDSPQSRKVRAIVSSLMQQRPNSMKLQIVRPKDKLEVLFRQFLVEDKGLYGGASYMDFLCYVHREIRTLLT
- the LOC132475782 gene encoding protein transport protein Sec24D-like isoform X2, producing MELFKRCETDSLINYFSKTAYRAILKQPLKSVREILVNQTAHMLACYRKNCASPSAASQLILPETMKVFPVYRNSLMKTASLVGSTELSTDDRAHQRLAVMAMGVEDTQLLLYPRLIPLHNMELEGEAVPSPLRCSEDRLSDGGGGPAGERPRPLPVACPPELIQGLFNLPSLAHLQPNTNVLPELDSPQSRKVRAIVSSLMQQRPNSMKLQIVRPKDKLEVLFRQFLVEDKGLYGGASYMDFLCYVHREIRTLLT